The following are from one region of the Corallincola holothuriorum genome:
- a CDS encoding PEP-CTERM sorting domain-containing protein (PEP-CTERM proteins occur, often in large numbers, in the proteomes of bacteria that also encode an exosortase, a predicted intramembrane cysteine proteinase. The presence of a PEP-CTERM domain at a protein's C-terminus predicts cleavage within the sorting domain, followed by covalent anchoring to some some component of the (usually Gram-negative) cell surface. Many PEP-CTERM proteins exhibit an unusual sequence composition that includes large numbers of potential glycosylation sites. Expression of one such protein has been shown restore the ability of a bacterium to form floc, a type of biofilm.), translated as MFNDGEVDHFGFYWETNPFIDANLYVFAADNGVQDSLDQIQMAINDVTPHLAVPEPMTVGLLGLGLLGMSRVRRRG; from the coding sequence ATGTTTAATGACGGCGAGGTAGATCACTTTGGTTTTTATTGGGAAACCAACCCTTTTATTGATGCCAACTTGTATGTTTTTGCCGCTGACAATGGTGTGCAAGACAGTCTTGACCAGATCCAGATGGCCATTAATGACGTGACTCCTCACCTAGCTGTACCTGAGCCTATGACCGTGGGTCTGTTGGGGTTAGGTTTGTTGGGGATGAGTCGCGTTCGTCGTCGCGGATAA